A genomic window from Bombus pyrosoma isolate SC7728 linkage group LG8, ASM1482585v1, whole genome shotgun sequence includes:
- the LOC122570099 gene encoding dedicator of cytokinesis protein 7 isoform X1 → MSRISSKEYFTPTFIMSSVQRAFTQKLSKQHAADVRRQIATSTSYSRDLSKSGSSFSGFSSTMSLCEVLEPLDYEEFLAQHQSVLDRDPLKSILDFPPGDVELKIVKRKIRTEEPIVPHESMDIVSPYVRRCIESFTSDWVIVHRKYKRRVSPIARDRLLQDTPRQDFEVDQEDTNGSGSPNEEEDLSNCGDTPRGSWASLDLRHSQHDPLLPSLLDRVCPETIDQMNEQKRSEDRQEALFPLYAPPASPDDEWQEIGIAPEPTEPFSHKILVKCLQLKLELEVEPIFASLALYDAKEKKKVSENFYVDMNSEGLKRMLGSHIAYSDASTLARSCVMSISKPSPDLFLVVRLEKVLQGDISECAEPYLREDKNKEKVRAAAAAACERLGRYRMPLAWTAIHISGVIGGGGDTDSTGSAGSLDRKSGGLEQWRKKVEPPARRGSLERRSSDKRRSWSPDDFANCLDTFRPITLTVSSFFKQESERLRDEDLYKLLVELRRPGSNLKRLKCLPGILKLDLSPRPEELPRCLDPDLRRLVPYPDEKSRPVKEILEFPSEVISPDLTYRNLLYIYPKEANFSSRTGSARNIAVRIQLMGGEQEADALTAIFGRSSCPEMTHECFTSVSYHNKNPNFYDEVKIRLPADLSAKHHLLFTFYHISCQKKAEQPNVETAVAYTWLPLLRDGHLQSGEFSLPAMLDPPPANYSYIAPDVLLPGTRWVDAHRGVFTVILEPVSSVHPQDKYIDRFLSLCGFLETGQVPPRIGEAGMESELKSALLELARASHSALVRSLPQLLDQLISLLVRPPTLPSQPLNVAATVFEAIGLLVRNITNLPDGQLDAHGRHALLATYIAYQCSLPRMTHAPGIVRAQSNPDLPLEDLEMEVHSRGLDRTASMRQESPSINSQPTRRLLHEELALHWVVSTGQARELAVTYSWFFLELIVRSMVVTLAEMGMLEAPRKTRFSPQFCDDVATLTATLTSEVTSRCGKENRVPNNLISSLGNFLSDLLSVMDRGFVLSLTRAACCSLSDASMHIPDSAALYALKLDLVRTICSHEHYVALNLPFGTGYTSGSAPASPSPSTGSSGSLISTLVPGDRARFSELSQEFRQQHFLVGIVLSDLSNTLEIPNPMLQNKAIGTIRHLMACHDVDSRYSDPAAKARVAALYLPLLNIIMDALPQLYHWDSKDKSVYPDESGSITQSVALAIAGGVSADTAGTQCRVSLSSEATRHLLMCVLWVLKGLEQSALAQWCSELSSRRILCLLQVLNIATAAFEYKGKKALKRLPPQAAATSDIRSRLEDVILGQGSARSEMMLRRKERMSGDKLRWRKDQMPYRSCEQSEGRAVEQDAHIEGALAAEASLVVLDTLETVVQADGGGGAVVGAVLKVLLRALARNQSTSVLQHMFNTQRALVFKYHSALFDEESERCGDLCLTLLTRCSSPLSAVRSHAAASLYLLMRQNFEIGNNFARVKMQVTTSLSALVGRGRAPSEGALRRALKTVLVYAERDTELADTSFPEQVKDLLFNLHMILSDTVKMKEFQEDPEMLLDLMYRIAKGYQGSPDLRLTWLANMAQQHMERKNHTEAAMCLVHSAALVAEYLHLLEPGGGGRPVGAVALAPITPNALEESAVGDDVLARREEGLCLGPDFSESGLAGLLEHAASSFHTAGMYEAIPDVYKVLLPIAEAAHDYKKLANIHGKLHEAYTRVEQLAGKRVFGTYFRVGFYGGRFGDLAGEEFVYKEPTLTKLPEIFSRLENFYAERFGAENIVIIKDSNPVDSSKLELDKAYVQITYVEPYFEPHELRHRPTIFHRNFNIKRFVYATPFTPGGKAHGELREQCKRKTILTVATHFPYLKTRIRVVARKQIVLSPIEVAIEDIQKKTAEVAAATAQEPPDAKMLQMVLQGCIGTTVNQGPAEVAVVFLSGLREQNAQPTRLQHKLRLCFKDFSKKCLDALKRNKNLIGPDQRDYQRELERNYQRLTERLSPLIAWSGPSLTNQQSIPSTSPRW, encoded by the exons atgtctaGGATTTCATCAAAGGAGTATTTTACCCCGACATTTATAATGTCATCTGTGCAGCGGGCTTTTACTCAAAAATTGAGTAAACAGCATGCAGCTGACGTTAGACGTCAGATTGCTACATCTACCTCATATTCACGTGATCTGTCAAAGAGTGGCAGCTCATTCTCAGGCTTTTCTTCCACG atgtCACTATGTGAGGTATTAGAGCCACTAGACTACGAAGAATTTTTGGCTCAACATCAGTCAGTTCTTGACCGTGATCCTCTTAAATCAATATTAGATTTTCCACCTGGTGatgttgaattaaaaattgtaaaaagaaaaatcagaaCAGAGGAACCAATCGTGCCTCATGAATCTAT gGATATAGTATCTCCTTATGTCAGAAGATGTATTGAAAGTTTCACTTCAGATTGGGTAATAGTACacagaaaatataaacgtcGAGTTTCTCCCATAGCAAGAGACAGACTTCTTCAGGATACTCCAAGACAAGATTTCGAG gtGGATCAAGAGGATACAAATGGTTCAGGATCACCAAATGAAGAGGAAGATTTATCTAATTGTGGAGATACACCAAGAGGATCCTGGGCAAGTTTAGATTTAAGACATTCGCAACATGATCCCCTTCTTCCCAGCTTATTGGACAGAGTTTGTCCAGAAACCATTGATCAAATGAACGAGCAAAAACGATCAGAAGATCGTCAA gaAGCATTATTTCCACTTTATGCACCTCCAGCTTCTCCTGATGATGAGTGGCAGGAAATTGGCATAGCACCAGAACCTACAGAACCTTTTTCACATAAAATTCTTGTGAAATGTCTCCAACTGAAATTGGAATTGGAGGTTGAACCAATATTCGCGAGTTTAGCTTTATACGATGccaaagaaaagaagaag GTATCTGAGAACTTTTATGTAGACATGAATTCGGAAGGCTTAAAAAGGATGCTTGGTAGTCATATTGCATACAGTGATGCCAGTACTTTAGCAAGAAGCTGTGTTATGAGTATTAGCAAGCCTAGTCcagatttatttttagtcgTTAGACTTGAAAAGGTATTGCAAGGTGATATCTCTGAATGCGCTGAACCATATTTACGTGAagataaaaacaaagaaaaa GTAAGGGCAGCTGCTGCAGCTGCATGTGAGCGTTTAGGTCGATATAGAATGCCACTTGCATGGACTGCCATTCACATTTCTGGTGTGATAGGAGGAGGTGGAGATACAGATAGTACAGGAAGTGCTGGATCTTTAGACAGAAAATCGGGTGGACTGGAACAATGGCGTAAAAAAGTGGAACCGCCCGCCAGAAGAGGATCTTTAGAAAGAAGAAGTTCAGATAAAAGACGTAGTTGGTCGCCAGACGATTTTGCTAATTGTCTTGATACATTTAG gCCTATTACATTGACTGTTTCAAGTTTCTTTAAACAAGAAAGTGAACGACTGAGAGACGAAGATTTATACAAACTTTTAGTCGAACTACGGAGACCTGGTTCTAATTTAAAGAGATTAAAATGTCTACCAGGTATACTAAAATTGGACCTTAGTCCTAGACCAGAAGAACTGCCTAGATGTTTGGATCCTGATCTCAGAAGATTAGTGCCATATCCTGATGAAAAAAGTCGGCCAGTCAAAGAAATACTTGAATTTCCGAGCGAAGTTATTTCGCCAGATTTGACGTATCGAAATCTCCTATACATTTATCCAAAG GAAGCAAACTTCAGTTCAAGAACTGGTTCTGCACGAAACATCGCCGTAAGAATTCAACTTATGGGTGGTGAACAGGAGGCTGATGCACTAACAGCTATTTTTGGAAGATCATCGTGTCCCGAAATGACTCACGAATGCTTCACTTCCGTTTCTTATCACAATAAGAATCCAAACTTTTACGACGAAGTGAAAATTCGACTTCCTGCTGATTTGAGTGCAAAACATCATTTGCTatttacgttttatcatattaGTTGCCAGAAGAAGGCGGAACAACCGAATGTTGAGACTGCTGTAGCATATACg tGGTTGCCACTTTTGAGAGATGGACATCTACAATCAGGGGAATTCAGTCTACCCGCGATGCTGGATCCACCACCAgcaaattattcatatattgCACCTGATGTTCTTCTACCAGGTACAAGATGGGTGGATGCTCATAGAGGCGTTTTTACTGTGATTTTGGAGCCAGTTTCTAGCGTTCATCCTCAGGATAAATACATTGATAG atttctATCACTGTGTGGTTTCTTGGAAACTGGCCAAGTACCTCCACGCATTGGTGAAGCAGGGATGGAATCGGAATTAAAATCAGCGCTATTGGAATTGGCAAGAGCATCACATTCTGCTTTGGTACGATCGCTACCTCAATTGCTAGATCAATTAATATCCCTATTAGTGCGACCTCCAACACTACCATCTCAACCACTGAATGTGGCAGCAACCGTATTCGAGGCTATAGGTTTGCTAGTACGAAATATTACCAATCTACCTGATGGTCAATTAGATGCTCACGGAAGACACGCGCTTCTAGCAACCTATATTGCTTATCAATGCTCTTTACCAAGGATGACACATGCTCCTGGTATTGTTCGAGCTCAAAGCAACCCTGACCTGCCTCTAGAAGATTTAGAAATGGAGGTACACTCTAGAGGATTGGATCGAACAGCCTCTATGCGTCAAGAATCGCCTTCTATAAATAGCCAACCTACCAGAAGGCTTCTACACGAAGAACTAGCGTTACATTGGGTTGTATCGACAGGACAGGCACGAGAATTGGCTGTTACATATTCATGGTTCTTCTTGGAATTGATCGTTCGCTCTATGGTTGTGACATTAGCAGAAATGGGAATGTTGGAGGCTCCCCGAAAGACGAGATTCTCTCCCCAGTTCTGTGATGACGTGGCAACACTTACTGCAACGTTGACTTCAGAGGTGACTTCACGATGTGGAAAGGAGAACAGGGTACCCAATAATCTAATATCAAGTCTAGGCAACTTTCTTTCTGATCTACTATCAGTGATGGACCGAGGATTCGTTTTGTCCCTAACTCGTGCTGCCTGTTGCTCTCTGTCAGATGCATCTATGCACATTCCCGATTCAGCTGCACTTTACGCGTTGAAATTGGACCTTGTACGGACAATATGCTCTCACGAGCATTACGTGGCACTCAATTTGCCGTTTGGAACTGGATATACGTCGGGATCGGCGCCAGCTTCTCCCAGTCCATCAACTGGAAGTTCTGGCAGTCTGATATCTACCTTAGTACCTGGAGATCGAGCTAGATTTTCTGAGCTCAGTCAGGAGTTCCGACAGCAACACTTTTTAGTAGGAATTGTTTTATCAGATTTGTCGAATACTCTAGAAATACCAAATCCTATGCTTCAAAACAAAGCTATTGGGACCATTCGACATCTTATGGCGTGCCATGACGTTGATTCACGATATTCTGATCCTGCTGCAAAAGCTAGAGTCGCTGCTCTCTATCTGCCacttttgaatattataatggaTGCTCTACCACAACTCTATCATTGGGATTCAAAGGACAAGAGCGTTTATCCAGACGAATCTGGTTCTATTACACAATCTGTGGCTTTAGCCATAGCTGGTGGAGTTTCTGCAGACACTGCAGGGACTCAATGTAGAGTTTCCTTGAGTTCAGAGGCTACAAGACATCTCTTGATGTGTGTCTTGTGGGTGCTTAAGGGGTTGGAACAGTCTGCTTTAGCACAGTGGTGCTCAGAACTAAGTTCTAGACGTATACTGTGTCTTCTTCAAGTTCTCAATATTGCCACTGCAGCTTTTGAATATAAAGGGAAAAAGGCGCTGAAGAGACTGCCTCCACAGGCGGCAGCTACAAGTGATATTCGATCTAGATTGGAGGATGTGATTCTTGGCCAAGGAAGCGCCAGAAGCGAGATGATGttgagaagaaaagagagaatgaGTGGGGACAAACTTAGGTGGCGTAAAGATCAGATGCCTTATAG ATCCTGCGAACAGTCAGAAGGCAGAGCTGTGGAGCAAGATGCTCATATAGAAGGTGCGTTAGCAGCAGAAGCTTCTCTGGTAGTTTTGGATACTTTAGAAACAGTTGTCCAAGCTGATGGAGGAGGag GTGCGGTTGTAGGAGCCGTATTAAAAGTGCTTTTGAGAGCATTAGCAAGAAATCAGAGCACATCTGTGTTACAACATATGTTTAATACCCAGAGAGCTTTGGTATTTAAGTATCATAGTGCTCTGTTTGACGAGGAAAGCGAAAGATGCGGTGATCTGTGTTTGACATTACTCACTAGATGCAGCTCACCTCTAAGTGCTGTTCGGAGTCATGCTGCTGCCagtctttatttattaatgaggcaaaatttcgaaattggaAAT aATTTTGCCAGAGTTAAAATGCAAGTCACCACGTCCTTGTCTGCCCTTGTTGGAAGAGGGAGAGCTCCTAGTGAAGGAGCACTTAGGAGAGCATTAAAAACAGTGTTAGTATATGCTGAAAGGGATACAGAATTAGCAGACACAAGCTTTCCAGAACAAGTGAAGGATCTTTTGTTCAATCTACATATGATTCTGTCTGATACTGTTAAAATGAAGGAATTCCAGGAGGATCCAGAAATGCTTTTAGATCTCATGTATAG AATTGCAAAGGGATATCAAGGTTCACCAGATCTTAGACTCACATGGTTGGCAAATATGGCTCAGCAGCATatggaaagaaagaatcaCACAGAGGCAGCTATGTGTTTAGTGCACAGTGCTGCTTTAGTAGCAGAATATTTACACCTCTTGGAGCCAGGAGGTGGCGGGCGACCAGTAGGAGCTGTTGCTTTAGCTCCTATCACACCAAATGCTTTAGAAGAGAGTGCAGTAGGAGATGATGTACTGGCAAGAAGAGAGGAAGGTTTATGTTTAGGACCGGATTTTTCAGAAAGTGGTTTAGCTGGTTTGCTGGAACATGCTGCCAGCTCTTTTCATACAGCTGGAATGTATGAAGCTATTCCTGACGTATATAAGGTGCTGCTTCCAATAGCAGAAGCCGCACacgattacaaaaaattaGCTAATATTCATGG AAAACTTCATGAAGCATATACACGAGTGGAACAATTAGCGGGAAAACGAGTATTTGGAACATATTTCAGAGTTGGATTTTATGGTGGGCGTTTTGGTGATCTTGCTGGTGAAGAATTCGTTTATAAAGAACCGACTTTGACAAAGCTACCAGAGATATTCTCGAGGCTCGAGAATTTCTATGCTGAACGATTTGGCgcggaaaatattgtaataataaaagattcgAACCCTGTAGACTCCAGCAAGTTAGAACTAGATAAAGCCTATGTTCAGATCACATATGTGGAACCATATTTTGAACCACATGAGCTTAGGCATAGACCAactatttttcatagaaattttaatatta AGCGATTTGTGTATGCAACGCCATTTACTCCTGGTGGTAAAGCTCATGGAGAATTAAGAGAACAGTGCAAACGTAAAACTATACTAACAGTAGCTACACACTTTCCTTATCTAAAGACAAGGATTCGCGTGGTTGCTAGGAAGCAAATAGTTTTAAGTCCAATTGAAGTTGCAATTGaagatatacaaaagaaaactGCAGag GTTGCAGCAGCTACAGCTCAAGAACCACCTGATGCAAAGATGCTACAGATGGTTCTTCAAGGTTGCATTGGAACAACAGTTAATCAAGGTCCTGCAGAAGTTGCTGTTGTGTTTCTTTCTGGTTTAAGGGAACAGAATGCACAGCCCACTCGACTGCAGCATAAATTACGCCTATGTTTCAAGGATTTCTCAAAGAAATGTCTGGATGctttgaaaagaaacaaaaatttaattgggCCAGATCAACGAGACTATCAACGAGAATTGGAAAGAAATTACCAAAGATTAACAGAAAGACTTTCTCCTCTTATTGCATGGAG tgGACCTTCATTAACAAATCAACAAAGTATACCATCAACATCACCTCGTTGGTAA